CTTTGATCGGATCGTCGAGGTCCTTCAGCCCGAACGCGGCACGAGCGACCAGCCACTCGTGCAGGTCGTGTTTGTGCTCCAGAACAATCCCTCAGCGTCAGTGGAATTGCCGCACCTGACCCTCACGCCGATCGAGGTCGCGAGCACCAGCGCCAAGTTCGACCTGACGCTGACCATGACGGAGGAGCACAACACCTTGCGCGGGATCGTCGAGTACAGCGTCGACCTGTTTGAAGCCGCCACGATCGAGCGCTTTGTCCAGCACTTCGAGGCCCTTCTTCAGGAAGTGGTGCGCGAGCCGTCGCAGCGGGTACTCGATCTGCCGATTTTGTCTTCGGCTGAGCAGGCCGCGCTCATCCAGCGCTGGAACAGCAACCGCCGGACGGCTCCGAAGACGATTGTCGATCGCGCTGCACCGCCGCAGCCCGATCAGGAGCGACGCCGTGGGGAGCAGGAGTTCGCCGCGCCAGGCGATGAGCTAGAAGCGCACGTTGCCCGGATCTGGGAAACGATCCTGGATGTGCGTCCGATTGGCGTCGATGATGACTTCTTTGCGCTGGGTGGGCACTCGCTGGCGGCAATGCGATTGATGGCCCAGATCGAGCAGCAGTTTGGGCTGCGATTGCCGGTCGCCGCCCTGCTCCGAGGCGCGACCGTTGCTACGATCGCCACGGCGATCCGCCAGCAGCGAACGACACCAACGATCGAAAGCGTGGTGCCAATCCAGGCAACGGGTCACAAAGCACCGTTCTTTTGCATGCATCCGGCAGGTGGCGATGTCCTGTGCTACCAGGCCCTCGCCACGCATTTCGGCACCGAGCGACCATTTTATGCGCTCCAGGCCGCCGGGCTGCATGGTGAGCAGGAGCCCGATCCAACCGTCGAGGCGATGGCGGCCCGCTATCTGGCGGCCATACGCGCCTATCAGACGGACGGCCCCTACTACCTGGGCGGCTGGTCGCTGGGCGGGATCGTCGCGTTCGAGGTGGCGCAGCAGCTTCAGGCGCAGGGGCACCGGATTGCGAAGCTCGTCCTGCTGGACAGCCAGCTCTCCGGCGGCGCGGACTCAGCGATCGAGGGCGATCTCGAACTGCTGGGCAGCTTCGCCCAGCACCTCGGATTGCGCATCGACCAGATTGCCCCCCTCTCCGACCCACGGGTCGATCAGGCACCGGAAGAACGACTGGCCGCCGTCGTCGAGCAGCTGCACCAGGCGCACCTGCTTCCCAGCGACGTGACGATCAGCCAACTGGCGCAGCGGTTCCACGTCTTTCGGGCACATATCAGGGCGCTGCGGCGCTACCAGCCACGTCCCTTTGACGGGCATGCCACCTTGATCCAGGCCCGCGAGCAACCTGGAAACGAGGAAGCAGCAGCCACCTGGGCGCGTGTGGTTGCGCGTTTGACTGTCTACACCGCCGCAGGATCGCACCTCACGATGGTACGTCCGCCACATGTCGTCGGGCTCG
Above is a window of Herpetosiphonaceae bacterium DNA encoding:
- a CDS encoding condensation domain-containing protein → MTIVEFLARLSDQGIKLWVENERLRYRAPQEVMTEAVRAEIAQRRDAILSFLRQTQARSQEQIATIPVVPRQTPLPLSFAQERLWFLDQWHMGSTAYHVPLLVRLHGRLDRDALQRSMSGVMQRHESLRTTIGLAHNQPLQVIHAATPLNLHVHDLRQLPADDRESAAARLVREAMDQPFDLAQGPLTRIMLLQCAETDHLLLVVMHHIITDGWSMHILTQEVSELYRAAISGAAPNLPALPIQYADFAYWQRGRLQGTTLERSLAYWKNQLQGAPDAIRLPTDRPRPPVQTFRAASASFTLSSTLTADLNALGQHEDATLFMVLLTGFMCLLARASGQSDVVVVSPIANRTHAAIKGLIGFFVNMLMLRADLGDNPPCIDALRRVRRVCLEGYAHQELPFDRIVEVLQPERGTSDQPLVQVVFVLQNNPSASVELPHLTLTPIEVASTSAKFDLTLTMTEEHNTLRGIVEYSVDLFEAATIERFVQHFEALLQEVVREPSQRVLDLPILSSAEQAALIQRWNSNRRTAPKTIVDRAAPPQPDQERRRGEQEFAAPGDELEAHVARIWETILDVRPIGVDDDFFALGGHSLAAMRLMAQIEQQFGLRLPVAALLRGATVATIATAIRQQRTTPTIESVVPIQATGHKAPFFCMHPAGGDVLCYQALATHFGTERPFYALQAAGLHGEQEPDPTVEAMAARYLAAIRAYQTDGPYYLGGWSLGGIVAFEVAQQLQAQGHRIAKLVLLDSQLSGGADSAIEGDLELLGSFAQHLGLRIDQIAPLSDPRVDQAPEERLAAVVEQLHQAHLLPSDVTISQLAQRFHVFRAHIRALRRYQPRPFDGHATLIQAREQPGNEEAAATWARVVARLTVYTAAGSHLTMVRPPHVVGLAQMLADCLDSH